A region from the Hydra vulgaris chromosome 08, alternate assembly HydraT2T_AEP genome encodes:
- the LOC136083476 gene encoding uncharacterized protein LOC136083476, giving the protein MNIKYRKREKTPKYTKEQQIKAKKRSRKLVNQLYNTKSLLVIDDEKYFCFAGDNMPGNSGYYTSNKKTCPEYVRFIGKEKFPKKLIMWIAISERGMYELLFRTSKAVAINSSIYIIEYLEKRLLPFIHKYHGDFNYLFWSDLASSHYFKDSLNWMDQYVYYVDKESNPPNVPQARPIENFWAHLAQKVYEGDWQASTEQVLIDRIKLKLQEIDLNFLQLHIKGVRAKLRSIVDGGVFFI; this is encoded by the coding sequence atgaatattaaatatagaaaacgTGAAAAGACTCCAAAATACACTAAAGAACAACAAATAAAGGCAAAGAAAAGAAGCAGGAAACTAGTTAACCAACTCTATAACACAAAATCGCTTCTAGTCATCGATGacgaaaaatacttttgttttgcaGGGGACAACATGCCTGGAAATTCTGGATACTACACAAGCAACAAAAAGACATGCCCAGAATATGTTCGTTTTATAGGAAAAGAgaaatttccaaaaaagttaataatgtGGATAGCCATATCTGAGCGTGGTATGTACGAGCTATTGTTTCGCACTTCCAAGGCTGTAGCGATCAATTCATCAATCtatattattgaatatttagAAAAACGACTTCTTCCATTTATTCACAAGTATCATGGAGactttaactatttattttggtCAGATTTAGCAAGTTctcattattttaaagattctCTAAATTGGATGGATCAATATGTCTATTACGTTGATAAAGAATCCAATCCCCCAAATGTGCCTCAAGCACGaccaattgaaaatttttgggCACATTTGGCACAGAAGGTTTACGAGGGAGATTGGCAAGCTTCAACAGAGCAAGTTTTGATTGATCGCATTAAACTAAAACTACAAGAAattgatttaaactttttacagtTGCATATTAAAGGCGTCAGAGCAAAATTGAGATCCATTGTAGATGGTGgtgtttttttcatataa